The following nucleotide sequence is from Anaerohalosphaeraceae bacterium.
CGGCTGACCATCTCGATAAGGGGACGGTCGGCTTCAAACTGCCCAATGCAGCCGCGGAGTTCCTCACCGTTTTTGAGGGTCACAAAACAGCCGCGCGGCTCTATCAGTTCAGGGTCATCGACTTTCGGCAGCGGCGGCCTGGGCAGGCCCTTCACAGCCGCCCGTACGGCATCTTTGGCCACTTTCAGCAGCAGATTGCGCTGGGTTTGGTTCATAGGCCCCATCCTACCGTATCCGGACGATTTCAGCAAGCATCCGTCCGGACAAAACCGCCCCATCCAAAGGGCTATTCCATCCGAATTTTAATCACAATTTTTTTGACCGGTTCCGGCTTGTCAGACACCTGACGGCCGGGCATGTGGGGTTCCTGCGGGAAAAAGACGGCAAACATCCCGGTTTCCAGAACCAGCCGGCTGACCGGTCTGTTTGAGCTGTAAAAGGCAATATCTTTGGAGTCTGAATAGGATTCCAGTTCAGCAAGACCTTCGAGGGGTGCATAGCCGATGCATTCGCGGCCGGAGGCGATGAATTGGATATCCAGATACTTTTGGTGGATTTCGAGACGACCCTGTTCGAAGGGTGCTGTTGCGTATTCCTGAACAATAAAAAACAAATCTTCCCCCTGCACTTCATAGCGGCCTTCCGCAGCTGTGCGGACATAGTCTTCCTCCAGCAAAGCCAGCCCGGCGGCTATTTGCGGTTCGATATTTTTGTACAAGAAAGCATGGTCAAGCGTATCGATTATCATAACCGGCTTCCTTTCCACATCATAAAGGAGCTTTATTGGGACAATATCCCCCAAACAAAAAAGAAAAGCAACGAGGAAGGAAAGATTTCCAAAAACTTACCGCCGCGTGCGGGTCAGCAGGAAAGAGGCCGTCAGCAGGAGCAGACCGGAGGGTTCCGGAATGCAAATTGTATCGAAGCTTAAATAATCGATAAAGGGCGCATCGAGCAGATGCGGGTAATCCGGATAATGGCTGAACAGCAGGTAAAAGGTTTCCCATTGCGGGCTGGGCTTGATGACAAACTCATACACTTCCGTCAGCCAGGGCCCCTCCCGGACACTCGTCAGCGGCTGCGGTTTTATGAGGGCATCTTGATAACCCGGCAGGACGCCCGCATCCGTCATCGCCGTAACCCGAAACCCCGCAAAGGAAGCGGATATATCAATGTAGGAAATTTCAAAACGGACTAAGGTATGTTGTTCGCCGTCCAGAAAGTTGGGCAGCGTAACATACAATCCTTCCGTATTGACCTTCAGAACATGCCGCCGTCCGAGGTATTCGTCGAAAACCTGAGCCGCCGCCCCCAAATAATATCCTTCCTGTACGGCCTGAATGGGAATGGATTTTCTGGCACCGGCGCCGAAAGAGGTTTGATCCGCGTTGAAATACCAATCCCCGGACGGAAAAATACGGGCATTCCAGGAGTTCCACTCCGCATAAACAGTCTTTTCACTCCCCCGCCAGGAGGGCTCCAGGACTCCGGATAAGGTCAGTGGGCTTGCAAGCAGGAAGGCAAGCAGGCCAAAGAAAGAGACTTTTTTTGTCTTAAAATAAGACATCTATCCTAATTCCCGTCAGTCGTTATCCCAATGGGATTGACAGTCTCTTCCTCCGCCCCATTGTCTAATACGATAACTTTATCAATTTTAAAGGAATAAAGCAAGAAGAAAAAACCTCAAAAGGCCCGTTTTGTCTTTCTTTTAATTCATAGGACCTTGAAAAAAAAAGACTTATAAATATGTTAAGATAGAGAAGACGGTCGTGGAAAAATTGAAAGTTTTACCCAGGCTTGAATAACGGCTCAGGTTCCGGGCAGCGTAATGGTTACAGTTGTGCCTTTGCCGACTCGAGAGGTGATCATCATGGAGCCGTCGTTGATTTGAAGGAGACGCTGGGCTCGAGCCAACCCCATTCCGCGACGGCGCCCTGCCGGACGGGCCGAAAAGAAGGGTTTGAAGGCGTTGGCCAGCGTTTTGGGGTCCATCCCGCAGCCCTGGTCGGAGATGCTGAATGCCGCTCCACTCGGGGGCTGCAAAGGAGTCTTCGAAATCCGCACAGGTCCGTTCTCGCCGGGGTAAGACTGGAGACAGTTCAGCAGGATATGCGTCAAAACCTCGACGATTTGTTCGAAATCCACATAGACATCCGCCAGAGAATCGATTCCTTCCAGCCGCACCGCCATTTGAGGCAGATTATGAATCCGGC
It contains:
- a CDS encoding YhcH/YjgK/YiaL family protein — translated: MIIDTLDHAFLYKNIEPQIAAGLALLEEDYVRTAAEGRYEVQGEDLFFIVQEYATAPFEQGRLEIHQKYLDIQFIASGRECIGYAPLEGLAELESYSDSKDIAFYSSNRPVSRLVLETGMFAVFFPQEPHMPGRQVSDKPEPVKKIVIKIRME